From the bacterium genome, one window contains:
- a CDS encoding nucleotidyl transferase AbiEii/AbiGii toxin family protein, whose translation MLDLIKKVISGISARELKIHTTREFLQLLILKILYDRGYFRNLAFVGGTALRFLHGLRRFSENLDFSVINRKGYKVDIFLEKVIYELEKTGFSLEIKKSIEGPVKSTMFKFKDILFNLGLSEQKNQKLFIKLKIDSNPPEGWNTEISLVNKHFVFTVTHFDILSLCYETARLFF comes from the coding sequence ATGCTTGATTTAATTAAGAAAGTGATTTCAGGAATTTCAGCCCGTGAGTTAAAGATTCACACTACAAGAGAGTTCCTGCAGTTACTTATATTGAAGATTCTCTATGATAGGGGTTATTTTAGAAACCTTGCCTTTGTTGGAGGAACAGCACTGAGATTTCTACATGGGTTACGAAGATTCTCGGAAAATCTTGATTTTTCAGTCATTAATAGAAAGGGTTATAAGGTTGACATTTTTTTAGAAAAGGTTATTTATGAATTAGAAAAGACAGGATTTTCTTTAGAGATTAAGAAAAGTATAGAGGGACCTGTCAAATCAACCATGTTTAAATTTAAGGATATCTTATTTAATTTAGGGTTATCTGAGCAGAAAAACCAGAAGCTCTTCATTAAGCTTAAAATAGATTCAAATCCACCTGAGGGTTGGAACACAGAAATCTCATTAGTAAATAAGCACTTTGTCTTTACCGTGACGCATTTCGATATTCTCTCTTTATGCTACGAAACTGCACGCC
- a CDS encoding peptidylprolyl isomerase: MFSKILGIGVIIALFPVYVRGEVKLVAKVGAEAITIESFKQMYRPIEGANLDSLKNAVLDKLIADKLMIIDARDKGFGKQVADRLRDFKNRLTINSLYIQVVRKRVKVSPWEIRNYWWHLDKEVSASQILVKDKEKAYNVYKELILGKDFAELARQHSEDQRTAEKGGDLGWISWGRMEPELQKVIFSLSCGKISRPIRTRNGYYIIKVNDIKKTKRPDFNKQKDMIKQRLESEKERQLSTDYLEYLKSIAHIGYNQHAIQKLIETLPKVPEEVEKMPLLSWTGGRVIVGDFIKAQRSLRMFDNPKDVEAWVSNWLTFEKLLPATASRHKFEYSKDIKKQLKETEDGLLLQEYRRAEITGRTSVTDDEVLKYYNQNKDKYGKEFERQKYRVRYDLERERQSTVETELIKELRERIPVEIFEETLKEI, from the coding sequence ATGTTTAGTAAAATTTTAGGTATCGGAGTAATTATTGCTCTTTTTCCTGTATATGTGAGAGGTGAAGTGAAATTAGTTGCTAAAGTAGGGGCTGAAGCTATAACTATTGAGAGTTTCAAGCAAATGTATAGACCAATTGAGGGCGCAAATCTTGATTCCCTAAAGAATGCAGTTCTTGATAAGTTAATAGCAGACAAGCTTATGATTATAGATGCACGTGATAAAGGATTTGGTAAACAAGTAGCAGATAGACTACGTGATTTCAAGAATCGCCTTACAATAAATAGCCTATACATACAAGTTGTTAGGAAGAGAGTAAAGGTATCACCTTGGGAAATAAGAAATTACTGGTGGCATCTCGATAAAGAAGTGTCTGCAAGTCAAATACTTGTTAAAGATAAAGAAAAAGCATATAATGTCTATAAAGAGCTGATATTGGGTAAAGATTTTGCTGAGCTTGCTCGTCAGCATTCTGAAGACCAGCGTACTGCAGAAAAAGGGGGTGACCTTGGCTGGATTAGTTGGGGTAGGATGGAGCCAGAACTACAGAAGGTGATATTCTCGCTCAGCTGTGGCAAAATTTCGCGTCCTATTAGGACAAGAAATGGGTATTATATTATAAAAGTTAATGATATCAAGAAAACAAAGCGCCCCGATTTCAATAAACAAAAAGATATGATAAAACAGAGACTTGAAAGTGAAAAAGAGAGACAACTTTCCACAGATTATCTTGAGTATCTAAAGAGTATTGCTCACATCGGATACAACCAGCATGCAATCCAAAAACTTATTGAAACTCTTCCCAAGGTTCCGGAGGAAGTAGAAAAGATGCCATTACTAAGTTGGACTGGTGGTAGAGTTATTGTAGGTGACTTTATCAAAGCACAACGCAGTTTAAGGATGTTTGATAACCCTAAAGATGTAGAAGCATGGGTGTCAAACTGGCTAACTTTTGAAAAATTGTTACCTGCTACCGCTTCACGCCATAAATTTGAATACTCAAAGGATATTAAAAAACAACTTAAAGAAACAGAAGATGGGCTACTACTACAAGAGTATAGAAGAGCAGAAATCACTGGTAGGACGAGTGTAACTGATGATGAAGTCCTTAAATACTACAATCAAAATAAGGACAAGTATGGCAAAGAATTTGAGCGTCAAAAGTACAGGGTAAGATATGACTTAGAGAGGGAGCGTCAATCTACAGTTGAAACCGAACTCATTAAAGAACTACGTGAAAGAATACCAGTAGAGATATTTGAAGAAACCCTAAAGGAAATATAA